The following are encoded together in the Gilvimarinus sp. DA14 genome:
- the rpoD gene encoding RNA polymerase sigma factor RpoD produces MADDAKQQQSRIKELIARGKEQGYLTYSEVNDHLPEDISDPDQVEDIIQMINDMGIRVFEQAPNADDLLMADGDSSADEIAAAEAAAALAAVETEAGRTTDPVRMYMREMGTVELLTREGEIAIAKRIEEGVRELMHAISYWPGSVQQVIDEYELVEKEERRLADVIIGWLDPSDEIPTAGAAPSKNDDSDDDEEESTSGVDPEEAKERFGALKKQLAKAEKAAEKHGRDSKQAEKELNALGEIFKFFKLPPRQFDPIYINVRSILDRARQEERAIMELCVRRAKMPRKTFVKEFPGNESNDEWIAEIIKKKRDYSEALKPYEAEITRAQRKLQQVEEDSGLSLAAIKDINRRMSIGEARARRAKKEMVEANLRLVISIAKKYTNRGLQFLDLIQEGNIGLMKAVDKFEYRRGYKFSTYATWWIRQAITRSIADQARTIRIPVHMIETINKLNRVSRQMLQEMGREPTPEELGERMEMPEDKVRKVLKIAKEPISMETPIGDDEDSHLGDFIEDTTIVSPVESATSIGLTESTREVLAGLTAREAKVLRMRFGIDMNTDHTLEEVGKQFDVTRERIRQIEAKALRKLRHPSRSDHLRSFLDE; encoded by the coding sequence ATGGCTGACGACGCTAAACAGCAACAGTCTCGCATCAAAGAGCTCATTGCTCGAGGTAAAGAACAGGGCTACCTGACCTACTCCGAGGTTAATGACCACCTGCCCGAGGACATCTCAGATCCCGATCAGGTCGAAGACATCATCCAAATGATCAACGACATGGGTATCCGCGTTTTCGAACAGGCGCCCAATGCCGATGATCTGTTGATGGCCGACGGCGATTCCTCCGCGGATGAAATTGCCGCTGCCGAGGCCGCTGCTGCCCTGGCCGCCGTAGAAACCGAGGCAGGCCGTACTACCGACCCAGTGCGCATGTACATGCGTGAAATGGGCACCGTAGAGCTGCTCACCCGCGAGGGCGAAATCGCCATTGCCAAGCGCATCGAAGAAGGTGTGCGCGAGCTGATGCACGCCATTTCATACTGGCCGGGCTCGGTACAGCAGGTCATTGACGAATACGAACTGGTGGAAAAAGAAGAGCGCCGCCTCGCCGATGTGATTATCGGCTGGCTCGATCCTTCTGATGAAATTCCTACCGCTGGCGCCGCGCCGTCGAAAAACGACGACAGCGACGACGACGAAGAGGAAAGCACTTCTGGGGTAGACCCGGAAGAGGCCAAAGAGCGCTTTGGCGCGCTGAAAAAGCAGCTGGCTAAAGCCGAAAAAGCGGCCGAAAAACACGGCCGTGACAGCAAGCAGGCCGAGAAAGAACTGAACGCCCTGGGCGAGATTTTTAAATTCTTCAAACTGCCGCCGCGCCAGTTCGACCCCATTTACATCAACGTACGCAGCATTCTCGATCGCGCCCGTCAGGAAGAGCGCGCGATTATGGAACTGTGTGTACGTCGCGCGAAAATGCCGCGCAAGACCTTTGTTAAAGAGTTTCCCGGTAACGAGTCCAACGACGAATGGATCGCGGAAATCATCAAGAAAAAGCGCGATTACTCAGAAGCACTTAAGCCCTATGAGGCAGAAATCACCCGTGCCCAGCGCAAGCTGCAACAGGTTGAAGAAGACAGCGGCCTGAGCCTGGCCGCCATCAAAGACATCAACCGTCGCATGTCCATTGGCGAAGCCCGCGCGCGCCGCGCCAAGAAAGAAATGGTCGAGGCCAACCTGCGCCTGGTAATTTCTATCGCGAAAAAGTACACCAATCGTGGCCTGCAGTTCCTCGATCTGATTCAGGAAGGCAACATCGGTTTGATGAAAGCGGTCGACAAATTCGAATACCGCCGCGGTTACAAGTTTTCAACCTATGCTACTTGGTGGATTCGTCAGGCCATTACCCGCTCCATTGCGGACCAGGCCCGCACCATCCGTATTCCGGTGCACATGATAGAGACCATCAACAAGCTGAACCGTGTGTCACGCCAAATGCTGCAGGAAATGGGTCGCGAACCCACCCCCGAAGAGCTGGGCGAGCGCATGGAAATGCCAGAAGACAAGGTGCGTAAGGTTCTTAAAATTGCCAAAGAGCCCATCTCGATGGAAACCCCCATCGGCGACGATGAAGACTCTCACCTGGGCGACTTTATTGAGGACACCACCATTGTTTCGCCCGTGGAGTCAGCTACCAGCATCGGCTTGACTGAGTCCACTCGCGAAGTGTTGGCAGGCCTGACCGCACGTGAAGCAAAAGTACTGCGCATGCGTTTCGGTATCGATATGAACACCGACCACACCTTGGAAGAAGTTGGCAAACAGTTCGACGTAACCCGTGAGCGTATCCGTCAGATCGAAGCCAAGGCATTGCGCAAACTGCGCCACCCTTCGCGCTCCGACCACTTGCGCAGCTTTTTGGACGAATAA